A window of the Paralichthys olivaceus isolate ysfri-2021 chromosome 5, ASM2471397v2, whole genome shotgun sequence genome harbors these coding sequences:
- the LOC109634074 gene encoding outer dynein arm-docking complex subunit 4-like isoform X1, translating into MSSDEDCEGQRFCNLLTTGTQLYLKGEDEKAVENFTAALALNPDEKNRLVCRSRCYMRMGQFEKALRDAEASLKDDKTFCEGLYQKAEALFYMGELEYALMYYHRGHKLRPQMKDFKLGILKAQKDIINCINTGKTRSLSSTAV; encoded by the exons ATGTCTTCTGATGAAGACTGTGAAGGCCAAAGGTTCTGTAATTTATTGACCACAGGGACTCAGCTATACCTTAAAGGAGAGGATGAAAAGGCTGTGGAGAACTTCACAGCA GCGCTGGCTCTCAATCCGGATGAGAAGAATCGCCTTGTTTGTCGGTCGAGATGTTACATGCGCATGGGGCAATTTGAAAAAGCTCTAAGAGATGCAGAAGCTTCACTCAAAGATGATAAGACTTTTTGTGAG GGACTGTACCAGAAGGCAGAGGCTTTGTTCTACATGGGAGAACTTGAATATGCACTGATGTATTACCACCGAGGACACAAGCTGCGTCCACAGATGAAGGATTTCAAACTGGGTATCCTAAAGGCACAGAAAGACATAATAAACTGTATTAACA CAGGGAAAACAAGATCCCTCTCCTCCACGGCGGTGTAG
- the LOC109634074 gene encoding outer dynein arm-docking complex subunit 4-like isoform X2, producing MSSDEDCEGQRFCNLLTTGTQLYLKGEDEKAVENFTAALALNPDEKNRLVCRSRCYMRMGQFEKALRDAEASLKDDKTFCEGLYQKAEALFYMGELEYALMYYHRGHKLRPQMKDFKLGILKAQKDIINCINRKTRSLSSTAV from the exons ATGTCTTCTGATGAAGACTGTGAAGGCCAAAGGTTCTGTAATTTATTGACCACAGGGACTCAGCTATACCTTAAAGGAGAGGATGAAAAGGCTGTGGAGAACTTCACAGCA GCGCTGGCTCTCAATCCGGATGAGAAGAATCGCCTTGTTTGTCGGTCGAGATGTTACATGCGCATGGGGCAATTTGAAAAAGCTCTAAGAGATGCAGAAGCTTCACTCAAAGATGATAAGACTTTTTGTGAG GGACTGTACCAGAAGGCAGAGGCTTTGTTCTACATGGGAGAACTTGAATATGCACTGATGTATTACCACCGAGGACACAAGCTGCGTCCACAGATGAAGGATTTCAAACTGGGTATCCTAAAGGCACAGAAAGACATAATAAACTGTATTAACA GGAAAACAAGATCCCTCTCCTCCACGGCGGTGTAG
- the cnp gene encoding 2',3'-cyclic-nucleotide 3'-phosphodiesterase has product MDTERSSEVLDASPQQEEVVMEKEAVSKLEAPEESTEPEKPPAAAEETEQLAVNGHDTEVINFKETEELIVTENVALSEQKADGDGSPKDASDLESAPIVEASPEPDESSEKISDPVAAFEAEPEKLEPEQEPVPEKDPEPLPVKATLAESVSVPEPEKLTESEPEAEVEEQTLPEPVTLQQPVDAQPAGEEEIVPEQVETKAELQAMDLGAEIAKEEEAENNVAAEPLNEVQEEKSADTEKAAEMLLVTEVASEKPTEAVPLKEEDSAEVEEEKSAEDKKEAEPEKAEPETLKEAEAVAAEVVESEQNNPELVKEEDTVPASGSLSFALLEREQTKDALRTSRTLIVLRGLPGSGKSFLARAIADAYKDHCSVICADDHSVKPENPESSASGYKALDEAVVSCCTAGKTLPVLIVVDDTNHSQDRLGRMGEIAEEHHLVAIFLEPQTAWSCDVAQLTTKNSRGLEEAQLDAMKGPLEEMSIPFYFGFFLLSSVQDKIRCTSMDFLKTLDTLEAFKTHMLDFTGKADKEVDLEQYFKTKGTLHCTTKFCNYGKAEGAKEYAQKQAVKDLYGSTFELALSALFVTPRTVGARVSLTEEQLLLWPDDAEKEAESAVPAAASLPLGSRAHVTLGCADGVESVQTGLDLLDILALQQEGQKGEVDVEMELGLLTYYGEGRWLLSLRQPICAPACFSSFYRRKEPELTKKEPEKKKKSKCIIL; this is encoded by the exons ATGGATACTGAAAGGAGCAGTGAGGTTTTGGATGCATCTCCACAGCAAGAGGAGGTTGTAATGGAAAAAGAGGCTGTGTCAAAACTAGAGGCGCCAGAAGAGTCCACAGAGCCTGAGAAgccaccagctgctgctgaagagacagagcagctgGCAGTAAACGGCCATGATACAGAAGTCATAAACTTTAAAGAAACAGAGGAGCTGATTGTGACAGAAAATGTGGCGCTGTCCGAGCAGAAAGCAGATGGTGACGGCTCACCCAAAGATGCATCTGACCTGGAGTCAGCACCCATTGTAGAGGCTTCACCAGAACCAGATGAGTCATCTGAAAAGATCTCTGACCCAGTTGCAGCTTTCGAGGCAGAACCAGAAAAATTAGAGCCTGAACAGGAGCCTGTGCCAGAGAAAGACCCAGAACCTCTGCCCGTGAAAGCAACTCTGGCAGAGAGTGTCTCTGTGCCAGAGCCAGAGAAATTGACAGAATCGGAACCAGAAGCTGAGGTAGAAGAGCAAACATTACCTGAACCAGTCACGCTGCAGCAGCCAGTAGATGCACAACCAGCCGGCGAAGAAGAGATTGTGCCAGAACAAGTGGAGACCAAAGCAGAACTGCAGGCAATGGATTTGGGGGCAGAAATTGccaaagaggaggaggcagaaaacAATGTGGCAGCTGAGCCTCTAAATGAGGTGCAAGAAGAAAAATCAGCGGACACAGAGAAGGCTGCCGAGATGCTTTTAGTGACAGAAGTTGCCTCAGAAAAGCCAACAGAGGCTGTGCCATTGAAGGAGGAAGATTCAGCTGAAGTTGAAGAGGAAAAATCTGCAGAGGACAAGAAGGAAGCTGAACCTGAAAAAGCAGAGCCTGAAACTCTGAAGGAAGCCGAAGCAGTAGCAGCAGAAGTCGTTGAGTCTGAGCAGAACAATCCTGAGCTTGTAAAAGAAGAAGATACTGTCCCTGCATCTGGCTCCCTGTCCTTTGCCCTCCTGGAACGAGAGCAGACCAAAGACGCCCTCCGCACCTCTCGCACCTTAATTGTCCTCCGAGGCCTGCCAGGGAGTGGGAAAAGCTTCTTGGCGCGTGCCATAGCTGATGCCTACAAAGACCACTGCTCTGTCATCTGTGCTGACGACCACAGTGTAAAGCCAGAGAATCCAGAATCGTCTGCAAGTGGATACAAGGCTCTCGACGAGGCCGTGGTGAGCTGTtgcactgcaggaaaaactTTGCCTGTGCTCATAGTGGTGGACGACACCAACCACAGCCAGGACAGGCTGGGCCGCATGGGGGAGATTGCTGAGGAACATCATCTTGTGGCTATCTTCTTGGAGCCGCAAACGGCATGGAGCTGCGATGTAGCACAGCTGACAACGAAGAACAGCCGAGGACTAGAGGAGGCCCAGCTGGATGCCATGAAGGGTCCACTTGAGGAAATGTCAATCCCTTTTTACTTTGGCTTCTTTCTTCTCTCGTCCGTCCAGGACAAAATTCGGTGCACATCCATGGACTTCCTTAAAACACTGGACACCTTGGAGGCCTTCAAGACACACATGCTGGACT tcacTGGTAAAGCTGATAAAGAGGTGGATCTGGAGCAGTACTTTAAAACCAAAGGAACCCTCCACTGCACTACCAAATTCTGCAACTATGGGAAAGCTGAGGGTGCCAAAGAGTATGCACAGAAGCAA GCTGTTAAAGATTTATATGGTTCCACATTCGAGCTAGCACTGAGCGCTCTCTTTGTCACTCCTCGCACCGTCGGTGCCAGAGTGTCCCTCACCGAGGAGCAGCTCCTGCTGTGGCCGGATGATGCCGAAAAGGAGGCAGAGTCTGCTGTCCCTGCAGCTGCCTCCCTGCCTTTGGGGAGCCGCGCCCATGTCACTCTAGGGTGTGCTGATGGCGTAGAGTCCGTTCAAACAGGCCTGGATCTCCTGGACATCCTGGCTCTACAGCAGGAGGGCCAGAAGGGGGAGGTGGATGTGGAGATGGAGCTTGGCTTGCTGACCTATTACGGTGAGGGAAGGTGGCTGCTCAGCCTCAGGCAGCCCATCTGCGCCCCGGCCTGCTTCTCCAGCTTCTACAGGCGCAAGGAGCCGGAGTTGACCAAAAAAGAaccagagaagaaaaagaagtccAAGTGCATTATTCTGTAA